One region of Termitidicoccus mucosus genomic DNA includes:
- a CDS encoding Gfo/Idh/MocA family protein yields MPSAANQPSFPADSRVPIGIVGLNFGRHIIDQLAAGAAWLRVAAVCDLDAAKASAMAEKLGGGVRAFDDLQKLIDAPDIPAIGLFTGPAGRAALIRRIIRAGKDVITTKPFEIDPDAALAVLREARALGRVVHLNSPAPLPAPDIAQIERWRTGYDLGAPVGARADVWASYRETADGSWYDDPARCPAAPIFRLGIYLINDLVRLFGPVADAQVMQTRLFTGRPTPDNAQLSLRFENGALANIFASFCVGDGDCYRNGLTLNFENGTIYRNLGPARGDAGKSELALVKLRDGARQVVARAEVTGGSGAYQWEAFARAVRRESFAGAESFTTPEQIVAGLRVIQMMGRQPGIATPSSG; encoded by the coding sequence ATGCCATCCGCCGCCAACCAGCCTTCCTTTCCTGCCGATTCGCGCGTTCCCATCGGCATTGTCGGCCTTAATTTCGGCCGTCACATCATCGACCAGCTCGCCGCCGGCGCGGCCTGGCTGCGTGTCGCCGCCGTCTGCGATCTCGACGCCGCGAAAGCCTCCGCGATGGCGGAAAAACTCGGCGGTGGCGTGCGTGCGTTCGACGATCTGCAAAAACTCATCGATGCGCCGGACATTCCCGCCATCGGCCTGTTCACCGGTCCCGCAGGGCGGGCCGCGCTCATCCGCCGCATCATCCGCGCCGGCAAGGACGTCATCACCACCAAGCCTTTCGAAATCGACCCCGACGCGGCGCTCGCCGTCTTGCGCGAGGCGCGCGCACTGGGCCGTGTCGTCCATCTCAACTCCCCCGCGCCGCTTCCCGCGCCCGACATCGCCCAAATCGAGCGCTGGCGCACCGGGTATGATCTTGGCGCCCCGGTCGGTGCGCGCGCCGACGTGTGGGCCTCCTACCGCGAGACCGCCGACGGCTCCTGGTATGACGATCCCGCGCGATGCCCCGCCGCCCCGATTTTCCGGCTCGGCATTTATTTGATCAACGACCTCGTGCGGCTCTTCGGCCCTGTCGCCGACGCACAGGTCATGCAAACGCGGCTCTTCACCGGCCGCCCCACGCCCGACAACGCCCAGCTTTCGCTTCGCTTTGAAAATGGCGCGCTCGCCAACATTTTTGCCTCCTTCTGCGTGGGCGACGGGGACTGCTACCGCAACGGCCTCACGCTCAATTTCGAAAACGGCACCATCTACCGCAACCTCGGCCCCGCGCGCGGCGATGCCGGGAAAAGCGAACTGGCCCTTGTCAAACTCCGCGATGGCGCCCGACAGGTCGTGGCGCGTGCCGAGGTCACCGGCGGCAGCGGCGCTTACCAATGGGAGGCGTTTGCCCGTGCCGTGCGCCGCGAATCGTTTGCCGGGGCGGAATCGTTCACCACGCCTGAGCAAATCGTCGCCGGCCTGCGCGTTATCCAGATGATGGGCCGCCAGCCCGGCATCGCCACGCCGTCGTCCGGCTGA
- a CDS encoding uroporphyrinogen decarboxylase family protein has translation MTSREKIRRAISHQSGPVAVDFGSTAVTGIHASVVAALRRYFGLADTPVKVHEPYQMLGLVEDDLLDAMGADATGIIARNTMFGFPNENWREWETPWGQTVLVPENFRTRPAPGGGLHIFPEGDISAGPSGLMPAGGYFFDAVIRQEPINEDALDPADNCEEFTDFSDADIAHWRREIARAAAGPRAVVAAVGGTALGDIALVPAPFMKKPRGVRDVTEWYVSLMERRDYVRAVFEHESTVALRNLERFAALAGDAVDVVYLCGTDFGTQQSQFCSPATFDELYAPYYKRINDWIHARTKWKTFKHTCGAVVPLIPGLIEAGFDILNPVQCSAKDMDPRRLKNEFGRDVVFWGGGVNTQETLPFGTPAQVYDEVLERLRIFAPGGGFVFNTIHNIQARTPVENIAAMLDAIRDHNKAGG, from the coding sequence ATGACATCCCGAGAAAAAATCCGCCGCGCCATCAGCCATCAATCCGGCCCCGTCGCCGTGGACTTTGGCAGCACCGCCGTCACCGGCATCCACGCGAGCGTCGTCGCCGCGCTGCGGCGGTACTTCGGTCTCGCGGACACGCCGGTTAAAGTCCACGAGCCCTACCAGATGCTGGGCCTGGTCGAGGACGACCTGCTCGATGCGATGGGCGCCGACGCCACCGGCATAATCGCGCGCAACACCATGTTCGGCTTCCCCAACGAAAACTGGCGCGAATGGGAAACCCCGTGGGGGCAGACCGTGCTCGTGCCGGAGAATTTCCGGACGCGTCCGGCGCCCGGCGGCGGGCTGCATATATTTCCCGAGGGCGATATCTCCGCCGGCCCGAGCGGACTCATGCCGGCGGGCGGCTATTTCTTTGACGCGGTCATCCGGCAGGAGCCGATAAACGAGGATGCGCTCGACCCGGCGGACAACTGCGAGGAGTTCACGGATTTCAGCGACGCCGACATCGCGCACTGGCGGCGGGAAATCGCGCGCGCGGCCGCCGGCCCTCGCGCGGTCGTGGCCGCCGTCGGGGGCACGGCGCTGGGCGACATCGCGCTCGTGCCCGCGCCGTTCATGAAAAAGCCGCGTGGCGTCCGCGATGTCACCGAGTGGTATGTGTCGTTGATGGAACGCCGTGACTATGTGCGCGCCGTCTTCGAGCACGAAAGCACCGTGGCGCTCCGCAACCTGGAGCGTTTCGCCGCCCTCGCCGGTGACGCGGTGGATGTCGTTTACCTGTGCGGGACGGATTTCGGCACGCAGCAGTCGCAGTTCTGCTCGCCCGCGACCTTCGACGAGCTTTACGCGCCCTATTACAAACGTATCAATGACTGGATACACGCGCGCACGAAATGGAAAACGTTCAAGCACACCTGCGGTGCGGTCGTGCCGCTCATCCCCGGCCTGATCGAGGCCGGCTTCGACATCCTCAATCCCGTGCAATGCTCCGCGAAGGACATGGACCCGCGCCGTTTGAAAAACGAATTTGGCCGGGATGTCGTTTTCTGGGGCGGCGGCGTGAACACGCAGGAGACGCTGCCCTTCGGCACGCCCGCCCAGGTTTACGACGAGGTGCTGGAGCGCCTGCGCATCTTCGCGCCCGGCGGCGGCTTTGTGTTCAACACCATCCACAACATCCAGGCGCGCACCCCGGTGGAAAACATCGCGGCCATGCTCGACGCCATCCGCGATCACAACAAGGCCGGCGGATAA
- a CDS encoding glycoside hydrolase family 30 protein — protein MSTRATDCGVVDVVQTSRCSGDRLSTLQPVPLAPTGSVTDGAPALTVSVEAERQSIIGFGGAFTEAAAHALAQMGATRRDEALKAYFDPGSGLRYTLGRAHINSCDFALGNYAYDDVPGDFELRHFDISRDRRLLIPLIKDALALVPGGLRLLASPWSPPAWMKTNNEMNRGGWLRPECREAWALYFAKYISAYAAEGIPIWAVTVQNEPAVVQKWDSCIYSAEDERDFVKRFLGPELARQGLADVKILIWDYNKDRIFERASVVLADPGTARHVWGVGFHWYAGDHFDQLEKVRAAWPEKILLATEGCVEGAPALGAWAQGERYAHSIIGDLNHGAAGWLDWNLVLDREGGPNHVGNFCDAPIIADAATDTLHYQSSYYYIGHFSRHVRPGARRLESDAGQTGLETAAFRNPGGEIVVVVLNKTGEPRPFILRAGDRECAASIPPRSIQTLTLAAS, from the coding sequence ATGAGCACCCGCGCCACAGATTGCGGCGTCGTTGACGTCGTGCAAACCAGCCGCTGTTCCGGCGACCGTCTCTCGACGCTCCAGCCGGTTCCCCTCGCGCCCACCGGTTCGGTGACGGACGGCGCGCCCGCGCTCACGGTGAGCGTGGAGGCGGAGCGGCAGTCCATCATCGGCTTTGGCGGCGCGTTTACCGAGGCTGCGGCCCACGCGCTTGCGCAGATGGGCGCGACGCGCAGGGACGAGGCGCTCAAGGCGTATTTCGACCCCGGGAGCGGATTGCGCTACACGCTTGGGCGCGCCCACATCAACAGTTGCGACTTTGCCCTCGGCAACTACGCCTACGACGACGTGCCGGGTGATTTTGAGCTGCGGCATTTCGACATCTCGCGCGACCGCCGGCTCCTCATTCCGCTCATCAAGGATGCGCTCGCGCTCGTTCCCGGCGGGCTCCGGTTGCTCGCCTCGCCGTGGAGCCCGCCCGCGTGGATGAAGACCAACAACGAGATGAACCGTGGCGGCTGGCTCCGCCCGGAGTGCCGCGAGGCGTGGGCGCTTTATTTTGCAAAATACATCTCGGCCTACGCCGCCGAGGGCATCCCCATCTGGGCCGTGACCGTGCAAAACGAGCCCGCCGTCGTGCAGAAATGGGATTCCTGCATTTACTCCGCGGAGGACGAGCGCGATTTTGTGAAACGCTTTCTCGGCCCCGAACTCGCGCGTCAGGGGCTCGCGGACGTGAAAATCCTCATCTGGGACTATAATAAGGATCGCATCTTTGAACGTGCGTCGGTCGTCCTCGCCGACCCCGGGACCGCGCGTCATGTGTGGGGCGTCGGTTTCCATTGGTATGCGGGCGACCACTTCGACCAACTGGAAAAAGTGCGCGCTGCCTGGCCCGAGAAAATCCTCCTCGCCACCGAGGGCTGCGTGGAAGGCGCTCCCGCGCTTGGCGCGTGGGCGCAGGGTGAGCGCTATGCCCACTCCATCATCGGCGATTTGAACCACGGCGCCGCCGGCTGGCTTGACTGGAACCTGGTGCTCGACCGCGAGGGCGGCCCCAACCATGTGGGCAATTTCTGCGACGCGCCCATCATCGCCGATGCCGCCACTGACACGCTTCATTACCAGAGCTCCTATTATTACATCGGGCACTTCAGCCGCCACGTCCGGCCCGGCGCCCGCAGGCTTGAAAGCGACGCCGGGCAAACCGGCTTGGAGACTGCCGCCTTCAGGAATCCCGGCGGTGAAATCGTCGTCGTGGTGCTGAACAAAACCGGGGAGCCGCGTCCCTTCATCCTCCGTGCCGGCGACCGGGAATGCGCCGCCTCGATTCCGCCGCGTTCGATTCAAACGCTCACGCTCGCGGCCTCCTGA
- a CDS encoding heparinase II/III domain-containing protein, which yields MTVFLLGSPLFAAVSPEPVLFFNRAGIKTLKERVASPAYKPTWDPILAYADGVCDPGSRHYADPVAFVEAARNTKEKNLTHMFPRRLSGWMETLSFAHAMTGKKKYKEHAIKLLHAGIDDAIVNVVNGSIYAGVRGDMMRALAIGLDYFSPLMTPEQRAPVVEAARKCMESLAEEFARPDSQWHAWTVPHNFSGVTGGAAGLLALVLREDFPDKSREWLGMAETIVLNWLDAAFEDKGANIEGVDYMQYGLGNALMLAEALARVEKRRAIIEHPKLKMVSYFLAMQILPGASGYEARNDSRYDSDRGESKGTGAPFLLLLASGFNDATRADPLAAWLWTQSRRADKNLMQIAWHHLGVEHLGSQVKSPAQLIPAPYGEHFKKRGLCVWRTGWAKDDTYFAIEAGHYIPVTHNQGDKGHFTLYGLGQRWAVDVGYGNNRDPKGRSQTVTHSCVLVDGKGQALSGGGLGTDGDVLDYINNNAFGYALIDAKSAYNKNDKDMPGVPVTKALRHAFYVRPSEGVPAYAVVLDDIEEEGAPHAFTWQMITWETMQVSEKDSGTFVVAPSGGSSQPRMVVRVSAATGLDLAHAPLELAGAPGIDPLKYIKLTATSQSTGNPRFAALLAPLPAGYRHDPALSVRKISQGTLVSIEWPGRIDRILWNGDKATLMNPVKPAK from the coding sequence ATGACGGTTTTCCTGTTGGGCTCGCCGCTTTTCGCGGCAGTGAGCCCGGAGCCGGTGTTGTTTTTCAACCGCGCCGGGATAAAGACGCTCAAGGAGCGCGTCGCGTCCCCCGCTTACAAGCCGACCTGGGACCCCATCCTTGCCTACGCCGATGGCGTGTGCGACCCCGGCTCGAGGCACTACGCCGACCCGGTGGCGTTTGTCGAGGCCGCGCGCAATACCAAGGAAAAAAACCTCACGCACATGTTTCCGCGCCGCCTTTCCGGGTGGATGGAAACGCTGAGCTTCGCCCACGCCATGACCGGCAAAAAGAAATACAAGGAGCACGCGATCAAGCTCCTCCACGCGGGAATCGACGACGCCATCGTGAACGTCGTCAACGGCAGCATTTACGCGGGTGTGCGGGGCGACATGATGCGCGCGCTGGCTATCGGGCTGGACTATTTCTCGCCCCTGATGACGCCGGAGCAGCGCGCCCCCGTGGTCGAGGCGGCGCGAAAATGCATGGAGTCGCTCGCCGAGGAATTTGCCCGGCCCGACAGCCAGTGGCACGCGTGGACGGTGCCGCACAATTTCTCCGGCGTCACCGGCGGCGCGGCGGGCCTGCTCGCCCTCGTGCTGCGCGAGGATTTCCCGGACAAGTCGCGCGAGTGGCTGGGCATGGCCGAGACCATCGTCCTCAACTGGCTCGACGCGGCGTTCGAGGACAAGGGGGCGAATATCGAGGGCGTTGACTACATGCAATACGGGCTGGGCAACGCGCTCATGCTCGCCGAGGCGCTTGCCCGTGTGGAAAAACGCAGGGCCATCATCGAGCACCCGAAGCTGAAAATGGTTTCCTATTTTCTCGCCATGCAAATCCTGCCCGGCGCGTCCGGCTACGAGGCGCGCAACGATTCCCGCTACGATTCCGACCGCGGCGAGAGCAAAGGCACCGGCGCGCCCTTCCTCCTGCTCCTTGCCTCCGGCTTCAACGACGCCACGCGGGCCGATCCGCTCGCCGCCTGGCTGTGGACGCAATCGCGCAGGGCGGACAAAAACCTCATGCAGATTGCCTGGCATCACCTCGGCGTCGAACACCTCGGCTCGCAAGTCAAAAGCCCCGCCCAGCTCATTCCGGCGCCCTACGGCGAGCATTTCAAAAAGCGCGGCCTGTGCGTCTGGCGCACCGGCTGGGCGAAGGACGACACCTATTTCGCCATCGAGGCCGGGCACTACATCCCCGTCACGCACAACCAGGGCGACAAGGGCCACTTCACGCTTTACGGCCTCGGCCAGCGCTGGGCCGTGGATGTCGGCTACGGCAACAACCGGGACCCCAAAGGCCGCAGCCAGACCGTCACGCACAGTTGCGTGCTGGTTGACGGCAAGGGCCAGGCGCTCTCCGGCGGCGGGCTGGGCACCGATGGCGACGTGCTCGATTATATAAACAACAACGCCTTCGGCTACGCGCTCATCGACGCCAAGTCCGCTTATAATAAAAACGACAAGGACATGCCCGGCGTCCCCGTCACCAAGGCCCTGCGCCACGCCTTCTACGTGCGCCCCTCCGAAGGCGTCCCCGCCTATGCCGTGGTGCTTGATGATATCGAGGAGGAAGGCGCCCCGCACGCCTTCACGTGGCAGATGATAACATGGGAAACCATGCAAGTGTCCGAAAAAGACAGTGGCACTTTTGTCGTCGCCCCATCCGGCGGCTCCTCGCAACCCCGGATGGTCGTCCGCGTGAGCGCCGCCACCGGGCTCGACCTCGCCCACGCGCCCCTCGAGCTGGCGGGCGCCCCCGGCATTGATCCCCTCAAATATATAAAACTCACCGCCACGAGCCAAAGCACAGGCAACCCGCGCTTCGCGGCCCTCCTCGCCCCGCTGCCCGCCGGCTACCGGCACGATCCCGCGCTCTCTGTCAGGAAAATTTCCCAAGGCACCCTTGTCAGCATCGAGTGGCCCGGCCGCATCGACCGCATCCTCTGGAATGGCGACAAGGCGACGCTCATGAATCCCGTCAAACCCGCAAAATAA
- a CDS encoding cellulase-like family protein: MPATNQKLLSKLQHPLAITMWDFSWLERRWPGAGYEDWDEALDGLVERGYDAVRIDGYPHLVAAGPEREWDIIAPWNQEDWGSPTRVRVRVLPALTEFIKKCRDRGLRVGLSTWFQNDTTRQHLLIASPRAHANIWLSVLDHIGRAGLLDSILYLDLCNEWPLNCWAPFFKNTGGNDRDWRTPASLGWLREATEIIRAKHPSLPLTTSFTTCIDPSDTNGVDPGFMDFLAIHQWMGSATEFNERAGYHFERFEPTGFENLALYADKLYRSDPDHWKRLLAVHLDSFAEWSRATAKPLVTTEGWAIVDYKDWPGLDWAWVKEFNAWAVERVVASGRWAAICTSNFCGPQFRGMWRDIAWHRDLTEKIHAGKLPA, translated from the coding sequence ATGCCCGCGACCAACCAAAAACTCCTCAGCAAACTCCAACATCCCCTCGCCATCACCATGTGGGATTTTTCCTGGCTTGAGCGCCGCTGGCCCGGCGCCGGCTACGAGGACTGGGACGAGGCGCTCGACGGTCTCGTCGAGCGCGGCTACGACGCCGTGCGCATCGACGGCTACCCGCACCTCGTCGCCGCCGGCCCGGAGCGCGAGTGGGACATCATCGCCCCGTGGAACCAGGAGGACTGGGGCAGCCCGACGCGCGTGCGCGTGCGCGTGCTGCCGGCGTTGACGGAATTTATAAAAAAATGCCGCGACCGCGGCCTGCGCGTCGGCCTCTCCACGTGGTTCCAAAACGACACCACCCGCCAGCACCTTCTCATCGCGAGCCCGCGCGCCCACGCGAACATCTGGCTGTCCGTGCTCGATCACATCGGACGCGCGGGCCTGCTCGACAGCATCCTCTACCTCGACCTGTGCAACGAATGGCCGCTCAACTGCTGGGCGCCGTTCTTCAAAAACACCGGCGGCAACGATCGCGACTGGCGCACGCCCGCCTCGCTCGGCTGGCTCCGCGAGGCCACCGAAATCATCCGCGCGAAGCACCCCTCGCTGCCGCTCACGACTTCGTTCACCACGTGTATTGATCCATCGGATACAAACGGCGTCGATCCCGGCTTCATGGACTTCCTCGCAATCCACCAGTGGATGGGCAGCGCGACGGAGTTCAACGAACGAGCCGGCTATCATTTCGAGCGCTTCGAACCCACGGGCTTCGAAAACCTCGCGCTCTACGCCGATAAACTTTACCGCAGCGACCCCGACCACTGGAAACGCCTGCTGGCGGTGCATCTCGACTCGTTCGCCGAATGGAGCCGCGCCACGGCCAAGCCGCTCGTGACCACCGAGGGCTGGGCCATCGTGGACTACAAGGACTGGCCGGGGCTCGACTGGGCCTGGGTGAAGGAGTTCAACGCCTGGGCCGTGGAGCGCGTGGTGGCGAGCGGCCGTTGGGCGGCGATCTGCACGAGCAATTTCTGCGGCCCGCAATTCCGCGGCATGTGGCGCGACATCGCCTGGCACCGCGATCTCACCGAAAAAATCCACGCCGGCAAACTGCCCGCGTGA
- a CDS encoding Gfo/Idh/MocA family protein, which translates to MIRIALHGANGHQIHNALAAHPGVRLAALSAFPRESLPATLRGDQAIREHPSLDSLLADPEVDFVSLCSPRRAGQAADAIRALRAGKHVLAEKPCAMNEKDLDALIGTARATGRVFHEMAGTAFGQPYFAMREIVRSGRLGEIVQVVAEKSYPYFNDRPQDEAVDGGLVMQNAIHALRFVEHVAGTPIVSVSAVETSFGNPVPGGGLRMAASLALTLRNGGVASIAANYLNPRGTGVWGDESLRILGTRGIVESRGGGAFTRLVIGETDHGPLDTSGPGKPFLRAVFASISAGAPPPFSLEEELSPTRWAIRAKQSAVQRNI; encoded by the coding sequence ATGATTCGCATCGCCCTCCATGGAGCCAACGGCCACCAGATTCACAACGCCCTCGCCGCCCACCCCGGCGTCCGGCTCGCGGCCCTGTCGGCGTTTCCGCGCGAATCGCTGCCCGCGACGCTGCGCGGCGACCAGGCCATTCGCGAGCATCCTTCGCTCGACTCCCTGCTCGCCGATCCGGAGGTCGATTTTGTCTCGCTTTGCTCGCCGCGGCGCGCCGGGCAGGCGGCGGATGCGATCCGTGCCTTGCGTGCCGGAAAACATGTGCTGGCCGAGAAACCCTGCGCGATGAACGAGAAGGATCTCGACGCCCTCATCGGCACCGCGCGCGCGACCGGGCGCGTGTTTCACGAAATGGCGGGCACCGCGTTTGGACAGCCGTATTTCGCGATGCGCGAGATCGTCCGCTCCGGCCGGCTCGGAGAGATCGTGCAGGTTGTCGCCGAGAAATCGTATCCATATTTTAATGACAGGCCGCAGGACGAGGCGGTTGACGGCGGGCTGGTCATGCAAAACGCCATCCACGCGCTGCGCTTCGTCGAGCACGTCGCCGGCACGCCCATCGTTTCGGTGAGCGCCGTGGAAACCTCCTTTGGCAATCCTGTCCCCGGCGGCGGCCTGCGCATGGCCGCCTCGCTCGCGCTCACGTTGCGCAACGGCGGCGTCGCCTCCATCGCCGCGAATTATCTCAACCCCCGCGGCACCGGCGTCTGGGGCGACGAATCCCTGCGCATCCTCGGCACGCGCGGCATCGTGGAGTCGCGCGGCGGCGGCGCGTTCACACGGCTCGTCATTGGCGAAACCGACCACGGCCCGCTCGACACCTCCGGCCCGGGCAAACCGTTCCTGCGCGCGGTGTTCGCCTCGATCTCCGCCGGCGCGCCGCCGCCGTTCTCGCTTGAGGAGGAGCTTTCACCCACCCGCTGGGCCATTCGCGCAAAACAATCCGCCGTGCAAAGAAACATATGA
- a CDS encoding sodium:solute symporter family transporter: MTQNWIEYAVIVAYLVLMIAIGIVFKNFSKSSGDYFRGNSRGTWWIVGMSSFMAGISANTFTGNGGLAFEAGWSILFIYLANCIGFGFHVFFLAPWFRQFRATTFPEVLRARFGPMTQQVYAYVWTPVFLLTAAVWLLGLAVYASTTFGLPIDLVIPVLGLVVLFYSTTGGKWAVMAADFVQGLIMMGMTILIAILCLVHFGGFGGLLDAITHAGLTGQFALVKPGDAFPGQTYTWEWALAIGTIQIVSLCSLQSGAKYFAVKDGREARRAALLTLVLMAAGTLLWFIPPVTGRLLFAEEILASGMPKPVEAAFAVVSSKFLPVGLIGMMVVAMFSATMSSMDAGLNGNAAMFVKDMMPAFCRLLRRPPLGETAQLWLGRVVTIIFGVLIIVLALYMSRLKDGHGVFEIALKISAVLVMPMTLPLLLCLFIKKVPHWSAVFSAAATIIPSSFSTFSSSDYWNLQHTVFWVLITGTVAFLLTMFFWNTSDDAYKKQVAGFFEKMHRPVNFATEVGEGNDGRQLMVMGRFTLAIAVFTALLLAVPNPASGRASIAALAAVLGAVGVLLVCAGRRRHRANN; encoded by the coding sequence ATGACCCAAAACTGGATCGAATACGCCGTCATCGTCGCCTATCTGGTGCTGATGATCGCCATCGGAATCGTCTTCAAGAATTTCAGCAAGAGCTCCGGCGATTATTTTCGCGGCAACTCGCGGGGCACATGGTGGATCGTGGGCATGAGCTCGTTCATGGCGGGCATCAGCGCGAACACCTTCACGGGCAACGGCGGCCTGGCCTTCGAGGCGGGCTGGAGCATTTTGTTTATATATCTCGCCAACTGCATTGGGTTCGGCTTTCACGTGTTTTTCCTCGCACCGTGGTTCCGCCAGTTTCGCGCCACCACGTTTCCCGAGGTGCTGCGCGCCCGCTTCGGCCCGATGACGCAGCAGGTTTACGCCTACGTGTGGACGCCCGTGTTTCTTCTGACCGCGGCGGTCTGGCTGCTCGGGCTGGCCGTTTACGCGTCCACGACCTTCGGCCTGCCCATCGACCTCGTCATACCGGTGCTCGGGCTGGTGGTGTTGTTTTATTCCACGACCGGCGGAAAATGGGCGGTGATGGCGGCGGACTTTGTCCAGGGGCTCATCATGATGGGCATGACCATTCTCATCGCCATCCTCTGCCTCGTGCACTTCGGCGGTTTCGGCGGCCTGCTCGACGCGATAACCCACGCCGGTCTCACCGGGCAATTCGCGTTGGTAAAACCCGGCGATGCTTTTCCGGGGCAGACTTATACTTGGGAGTGGGCCCTCGCCATCGGCACGATACAAATCGTCAGCCTCTGTTCGCTGCAATCGGGCGCGAAATATTTTGCCGTGAAGGACGGCCGCGAGGCGCGCCGCGCCGCGTTGCTCACGCTGGTGCTGATGGCCGCCGGCACGCTGCTCTGGTTCATCCCGCCGGTCACTGGCCGGCTTTTGTTCGCCGAGGAAATCCTCGCCTCGGGCATGCCCAAGCCCGTCGAGGCCGCGTTTGCCGTGGTCAGCTCGAAATTTCTCCCCGTCGGCCTGATCGGCATGATGGTAGTGGCGATGTTCTCCGCCACGATGAGCTCGATGGATGCCGGCTTGAACGGCAACGCGGCCATGTTTGTGAAGGACATGATGCCCGCGTTCTGCCGCCTCCTGCGCCGCCCGCCGCTGGGCGAGACCGCGCAGCTTTGGCTGGGGCGCGTGGTCACCATAATATTCGGTGTTTTGATCATCGTGCTCGCGCTTTACATGTCGCGCCTCAAGGACGGGCACGGCGTGTTTGAAATCGCCCTGAAAATATCGGCCGTGCTTGTCATGCCCATGACGCTGCCGCTGCTGTTGTGCCTGTTTATAAAAAAGGTGCCGCACTGGTCCGCGGTGTTTTCCGCCGCCGCGACGATCATTCCCTCGTCGTTCTCGACCTTCTCCAGCTCGGACTACTGGAACCTCCAGCATACGGTGTTTTGGGTGCTCATCACCGGCACGGTCGCATTTTTGCTGACGATGTTTTTTTGGAACACGAGTGACGACGCCTACAAAAAGCAGGTCGCCGGCTTTTTTGAGAAAATGCACCGCCCCGTGAACTTCGCCACCGAGGTGGGCGAGGGCAACGACGGGCGGCAGCTGATGGTCATGGGCCGCTTCACGCTGGCGATCGCTGTTTTCACCGCGCTGTTGCTGGCTGTGCCGAATCCCGCCTCCGGCCGCGCCAGCATCGCCGCCCTTGCCGCGGTGCTCGGCGCCGTCGGCGTCCTGCTCGTTTGCGCTGGACGAAGGAGGCACAGGGCAAACAATTAG